A stretch of Tripterygium wilfordii isolate XIE 37 chromosome 11, ASM1340144v1, whole genome shotgun sequence DNA encodes these proteins:
- the LOC120009638 gene encoding uncharacterized protein LOC120009638 — MIHRARENPTKAVLIPTAVLFELRRIWDGPEYKKKREQGNKNLAYKDSCSHTGGSIPYMEYRKRMKVELGRNPTKAEVFVRTHQKKSTQQLVDERATTTFEKFNKLKEDILTQRSISSTSESPLEPLDEDPLFLTVTGGKNKKNRIYELGSEASFFA, encoded by the exons ATGATACATAGGGCACGAGAAAACCCCACCAAAGCTGTCTTGATCCCTACTGCAGTCCTTTTTGAACTTCGTCGTATTTGGGATGGGCCAGAGtacaagaagaaaagggaacaGGGGAACAAAAATCTAGCATATAAGGATAGTTGTTCTCACACTGGTGGCTCTATTCCTTACATGGAGTACCGTAAGAGAATG AAGGTGGAACTTGGCCGGAATCCCACCAAGGCAGAGGTGTTTGTTCGCACTCATCAAAAAAAGAGTACGCAACAATTAGTCGATGAACGAGCAACAACTACATTT GAAAAATTTAACAAGCTGAAGGAGGACATTCTGACACAGCGATCAATCTCCTCCACCAGTGAGTCACCTCTTGAGCCGTTGGATGAGGATCCTTTATTCCTTACGGTGACTGGtgggaagaataagaaaaatcgCATCTATGAGCTTGGATCTGAGGCAAGCTTTTTTGCCTAG